GCACCGATATCCACGGTGGTGTAGCTGGGGTAGCGACGACCCAGTTGCCGGGTTCCGTCCATGATCGGCTTGCCGTTCGAGCCGACGCGCAGGCCCGCATTCAGCTCTTCGCCATGATAGTTGACGGCGCCCCAGAGGTTCAGCCGCGCATCGACGTCATAGTCCGCGCGGAGATTGGCCATATGCTCGGGCGTGCGCGACAGCGGCTGTCCCTGATAGGTTCCCGACTTCTGTTCGGAGTCCGTGTAGGTGTAGCCGGCCTTCAGTCCCAGCCGTTGAATGGGCCGCCAACGCCCCGACAACTCGACGCCCTGCAGATCGGCGTCCTGAAGATTGTACCAGTAATACAGGCGGTAGTTCGGATTCTCGCTCCACCGCGCGATCGAACCGTCCTGATTATAGACCATGGCGCTTTCGATCTTGTCCTTGAAGCGGGTGCGGAAGACGGTCGCGCTGGCGGACAGGGTGGTGGACGGATTCCACAACACGCTGACTTCATAGTTGGTGCTGGTTTCCGGTTCGATGTTCGGATCGCCCAGGATGACGCCGCACGTCCCGTTCGGCCCCACCGAGCAGTTGGCCCCGCCCGTGGTGTAGGCATAGCCATTCGCCACCTGACGCAGTTCGGGCGCGCGGAAGCCGGTGGAGACGCCGCCCTTGATCGTCCAGGCCTCCGCCGGGGTCCAGACCGCATACAGGCGCGGGCTCCAGTGCGAGCCATAACGTTCGTGGTCGTCGAAACGCAGGCCGCCCGTCAGGGCCAGACGGTCGTTCAGCCGCCATTCGTCCTCGACGAACAGGGCGCGCTGCCACACGGTGAAGGTTCCCGGCTGGGTCGCGCTGACGCCGGGGTTCAGATCGACCAGCTTGTTCTCGATATACTGGCCGCCGACCACCAGCTGGTGATCGCCCAGACGCGACCCCTCCAGCGGAATGTTGAACAGGGCGTCATAGACGGTGTTGGTCAGTTCCGGCGCGCGCGCATCCTTGGTGAAATCCCCGGCCCGTTGGGTGAAGGTCTCGCGCTTGGTTTCTTCGCGCAGCACCGACAGGGCGCTGGTTCCCCAGGCCCACCGCCCGTTCCAGCCCAGGGACGCGGCCGTGCGCTCATTGGTGTTGTAGTTGGAGGCGGCCGTGGCGGCCAGGGTCGCGCCGGCCGTGTTCTCGCGCCGGACGTCGGTCCGATCGACCTGCAGCAGCACCTCGTGGTCGGCGCTGGGCGTCCAGGCCAGACGGCCGGTCAGGTTCCAGTCCTCGCCGCCGTTGACGCCGCCCAGGATGTGATCCTCGTCGCGCTTGTAGGTGCGGCCCCAGATCTGGGCGCCCAGCACGCCCTCCACCAGCGGCCCGGCCAGATAGCCCTGGGCCTGGCGCCAGTCGCCGGACGCGCCCTTCTCCTGGGCGATATAGTCGCCGCCGATGGAGCCGCCCCAACGCTGGGGCACCTTTTTGGTGATGATGTTGATCACGCCGCCGATGGCGTCCGATCCATACAGCGAAGACATCGGCCCGCGCACCACCTCGATCCGTTCGATCGCGCCCGACGGCGGGGTGAAGCTCTGTTCGAAGCCGGCGTTGCCGTTCGTGCGGCTGTCGCGTGTCGACTGCCGCTTACCGTCCACCAGCACCAGGGTGTAGCTGCCCGGCAGGCCGCGAATGAAGATGTCCTGGCTGTTCGACGACCCGCTGACCGAAACCCCCTCCACGTCCCGCAGGGCGTCGGTCAGGTCCGCGTTCGGCCGATTGGCCAGGGTCTCGGCCGTCACGACCGAAATCGACGCCGGCGCCTCCACCACCCGCTGCGCCCGCGTCGACGCCGTGACCACCACATCCTCCAGCGCGGCAGGCTGCTGCGACTGGGCGAAGGCCGAAACCGGCGCAAGGGCGAAGACGGTGGCGAGCAGCAAATCACGGCGCATGACGAATCCTTGAAGTCCGCCCCGCTGTTAATGCGACTAGTTCGCAAATGCAAGAAACCAAGTTACGACGGCGCTTGCGGCATCTTGAAACCCGGCTCTGAAAGACGGTCGCCCGGGCGGTTTCATCGCGCGGCCGGGCGCTGTTGACGCCCGGCGTCAATGATCAGAATGTCACCCATGACCTGGCGCATCCACGTCGAACCCTTCACCCGTCCCCTCTTCTTCGCCTGGTCCCGCCTGACGCGCGGCAAGACGCTCGGCGTGCGGGCGGTGGCGGTGGATGGAGACGGGCGGGTGCTGATGGTGCGGCACACCTATCTTAAGGGCTGGTGGTTGCCGGGCGGCGGGGTGGATCGGGGCGAGACCACGCAGGCCGCCGTGGTGCGCGAACTGCGTGAGGAGACGGGTCTGATCGCGCGCGGGGCGCCGCGTCTGGTCTCCATCCATGCCAACGACCGGTTCTTTCCCGGGGACCATGTGGTCGTCTTCCGCATCGAGGCCTTCGACACGGGCCCGCGCGCGGGCGACGGCGAAATCGCCGAGATCGGCTGGTTTTCTCCCTCCGCCCTGCCTGCGGATACGAACCGGGGCTGTCGCGCGCGTCTGGCCGAAATCTTCGACGGCGCCCCGCCCGATCCCGAGTGGTGAACCCGGGCGGCTAAGACACGTCCGCCTCTGACGCAGGTCTGTGGCAGCGTCCGCCCATGACCCAAGCCGCCCCCGTCTATCGCGTCCGTTCGCAGGAGGTCTGGGACCTGGCCCGCGACGACTATCTGTCGGGCGAGCCGGCGCGCGTCGTCTGCCGCCGCTACGACCTGGGCCTGTCGGCCTTTCGCATCCGCGCCCGCAAGGCGAAATGGCGACGCGAGGATCAGGACGACCCCGATCTGTACGATCCCGCCGCCGAACTTGAGGCGGTCGAGGACATCGCCCTGTCCGACATGGCCGTGTCGGCGCGCCGTCGGCTGCAACTGGCCCTGGAGGACGGCGAGGCGACCGAGGCCATGCGCTGGCTGAAGATCTTCGAGACCCTGTCGTCCCTGGCCGCCGACGCGCCCGATCTGGACGAAGTGCACGGATTGCACCCCGTTTTCGACGACGCCGGGTCCGAACAGGACGAAGTGCACGGATTGCACCCTGTTTTCACGCCGCCCGCCGCTTCCCCGCCGTCGCCGCCCCCGAACCGGGC
Above is a genomic segment from Candidatus Brevundimonas colombiensis containing:
- a CDS encoding NUDIX domain-containing protein — its product is MTWRIHVEPFTRPLFFAWSRLTRGKTLGVRAVAVDGDGRVLMVRHTYLKGWWLPGGGVDRGETTQAAVVRELREETGLIARGAPRLVSIHANDRFFPGDHVVVFRIEAFDTGPRAGDGEIAEIGWFSPSALPADTNRGCRARLAEIFDGAPPDPEW
- a CDS encoding TonB-dependent receptor, producing the protein MRRDLLLATVFALAPVSAFAQSQQPAALEDVVVTASTRAQRVVEAPASISVVTAETLANRPNADLTDALRDVEGVSVSGSSNSQDIFIRGLPGSYTLVLVDGKRQSTRDSRTNGNAGFEQSFTPPSGAIERIEVVRGPMSSLYGSDAIGGVINIITKKVPQRWGGSIGGDYIAQEKGASGDWRQAQGYLAGPLVEGVLGAQIWGRTYKRDEDHILGGVNGGEDWNLTGRLAWTPSADHEVLLQVDRTDVRRENTAGATLAATAASNYNTNERTAASLGWNGRWAWGTSALSVLREETKRETFTQRAGDFTKDARAPELTNTVYDALFNIPLEGSRLGDHQLVVGGQYIENKLVDLNPGVSATQPGTFTVWQRALFVEDEWRLNDRLALTGGLRFDDHERYGSHWSPRLYAVWTPAEAWTIKGGVSTGFRAPELRQVANGYAYTTGGANCSVGPNGTCGVILGDPNIEPETSTNYEVSVLWNPSTTLSASATVFRTRFKDKIESAMVYNQDGSIARWSENPNYRLYYWYNLQDADLQGVELSGRWRPIQRLGLKAGYTYTDSEQKSGTYQGQPLSRTPEHMANLRADYDVDARLNLWGAVNYHGEELNAGLRVGSNGKPIMDGTRQLGRRYPSYTTVDIGANWHVTPAVSVKAGVYNLGDEAIDVADYDFQGDGRRGWIGVNYSF